From Triticum aestivum cultivar Chinese Spring chromosome 4A, IWGSC CS RefSeq v2.1, whole genome shotgun sequence, a single genomic window includes:
- the LOC123084883 gene encoding photosynthetic NDH subunit of subcomplex B 2, chloroplastic, which yields MAAASFLPLHLPASPRPATVAARAASGVASTVPAATQTSQLEETFGRKGLRFGTDATGAPTAELSVRNGSSLQLRLNDGLVTSYRPKVSWEGGDGCRELLHTVAAAGAVKGGVGLVLNEASSSSSLLGASEWSVADVDSDSYDAVQVELGCGVGGAKLEVSYVVTLYPLSMATAVIVKNNGAKPVELTGAVLSHIKFDKRRGTAVEGLRGCPYCSHPPPAAGFALLTPAEAMKREESGWFGGGGGEEPRQGAWTVEENLYTILKKKASRVYAAPPEERKKRIYSTAPSKFTTIDQSSGLGFRLVRMGFEDLYLSSPGGLYEKFGNDYFLCTGPASILVPVVVGPGEEWRGAQVIEHDNL from the exons AtggccgccgcctccttcctccccctccacCTCCCGGCCTCCCCGAGGCCGGCCACCGTGGCCGCGAGGGCAGCCTCGGGCGTGGCGTCGACGGTGCCCGCCGCCACGCAGACGTCGCAGCTGGAGGAGACGTTCGGCCGGAAGGGCCTCCGGTTCGGGACGGACGCCACGGGCGCGCCCACGGCGGAGCTGAGCGTGCGCAACGGCAGCTCGCTGCAGCTGCGGCTCAACGACGGGCTGGTCACGTCGTACCGGCCCAAGGTGTCCTGGGAGGGCGGGGACGGCTGCCGGGAGCTGCTCCACACCGTGGCCGCCGCCGGCGCGGTCAAGGGCGGCGTCGGGCTGGTGCTCAACGaggcctcctcgtcgtcatcgctgctCGGCGCGTCGGAGTGGTCGGTGgcggacgtggactcggactcgtACGACGCGGTGCAGGTGGAGCTCGGGTGCGGCGTCGGCGGGGCCAAGCTGGAGGTGTCGTACGTGGTGACGCTGTACCCGCTGAGCATGGCGACGGCGGTGATCGTCAAGAACAACGGGGCCAAGCCGGTGGAGCTGACGGGCGCCGTGCTGAGCCACATCAAGTTCGACAAGCGGCGGGGCACGGCCGTGGAGGGCCTCCGGGGGTGCCCCTACTGCTCCCACCCGCCGCCGGCGGCCGGGTTCGCGCTGCTCACCCCCGCCGAGGCCATGAAGCGGGAGGAGTCCGGgtggttcggcggcggcggcggggaggagcccCGGCAGGGCGCCTGGACCGTGGAGGAGAACCTCTACACCATCCTCAAGAAGAAGGCGAGCAGGGTGTACGCGGCGCCGCCGGAGGAGAGGAAGAAGCGCATCTACAGCACCGCGCCCTCCAAGTTCACCACCATCGACCAG TCTAGCGGGCTGGGGTTCAGGCTGGTGAGGATGGGGTTCGAGGACCTGTACCTGAGCAGCCCGGGAGGACTGTACGAGAAGTTCGGCAACGACTACTTCCTCTGCACCGGGCCGGCGTCCATCCTCGTGCCCGTCGTCGTCGGCCCCGGCGAGGAGTGGAGGGGGGCACAGGTCATCGAGCACGACAACTTGTAA
- the LOC123084882 gene encoding DEAD-box ATP-dependent RNA helicase 38, which yields MADAGAAKPEPEKKSWADVEEEEEAKAKAEAEAELAAAASSASSSSAPIEPAVEAQAKQIEALSLSVPDDDGGGPEGPPLLDDSDDSQIQAVTSGGTVYESATTFEDVKLTPELLKGLHDEMGFSRPSKIQAITLPMILTPPHRDLVAQAHNGSGKTTCFVLGMLSRVDPNRKVPQAICICPTRELAQQNKSVLMRMGKFTGITCACAIPSSQKEYMPISKMAPVTDQVVIGTSGTLTKWITHKKLATREIKILVFDEADHMLAEEGFKTDSLRIMKDIQNSAGGCQVLLFSATFNEKVKEFVTRVIKDGNQIFVKKEDLTLEKVKQYKVRVPDEAAKIEVIRDKIFEFGQKVGQVIIFVRTRNSTKNVHNALTKEDYVCSSIQGSLDQAEREKVIQEFKDGYTKVLISTDVLARGFDQAQVNLVINYDMPIKYNTRDEPDYEVYLHRIGRAGRFGRKGAVFNLLCGQTDEVVMTKIEDYFQHKVPEVPNWKSEDNFETALKDAGLLE from the exons ATGGCCGACGCCGGCGCCGCCAAGCCCGAGCCGGAGAAGAAGTCCTGGGCcgacgtcgaggaggaggaggaggccaaggccaAAGCGGAGGCGgaggccgagctcgccgccgccgcctcctccgcctcctcctcctccgcccccaTCGAGCCGGCGGTGGAGGCGCAGGCGAAGCAGATCGAGGCGCTCTCGCTCTCCGTGccggacgacgacggcggcggccccGAGGGCCCGCCCCTGCTCGACGACTCCGACGACTCCCAAATCCAGGCC GTGACCTCGGGCGGCACGGTGTACGAGTCGGCCACGACCTTCGAGGACGTGAAGCTCACCCCCGAGCTGCTCAAGGGGCTGCACGACGAGATGGGGTTCAGCCGCCCCAGCAAGATCCAGGCCATCACGCTCCCCATGATCCTCACGCCGCCCCACAGGGACCTCGTCGCGCAGGCGCACAACGGCTCCGGCAAGACCACCTGCTTCGTCCTCGGCATGCTCAGCCGCGTCGACCCCAACCGCAAGGTCCCCCAGGCCATCTGCATCTGCCCCACCAGGGAGCTCGCGCAGCAG AATAAATCTGTGCTCATGAGGATGGGCAAGTTTACCGGCATCACCTGTGCCTGTGCAATCCCGTCGTCTCAGAAAGAGTATATGCCCATCAGCAAAATGGCTCCGGTGACCGATCAGGTGGTGATTGGCACTTCTGGGACGCTCACCAAGTGGATCACCCATAAGAAGCTTGCGACTAgggagatcaagattcttgtgttCGACGAGGCAGATCATATGCTTGCTGAG GAGGGCTTTAAAACTGATTCTTTAAGGATCATGAAGGATATACAAAATAGTGCTGGTGGCTGTCAG GTGCTTCTCTTCTCTGCGACCTTCAACGAGAAAGTGAAGGAATTTGTTACAAGGGTCATTAAGGACGGAAACCAAATATTTGTGAAGAAGGAAGATCTTACTTTGGAAAAAGTAAAGCAATATAAAGTCCGAGTCCCTGATGAGGCGGCCAAAATAGAGGTTATAAGGGACAAGATCTTTGAGTTTGGGCAAAAGGTTGGACAGGTTATCATCTTTGTGAGGACAAGAAATAGTACTAAGAATGTACATAATGCTTTGACAAAAGAGGACTATGTGTGCTCCTCAATTCAAGGATCCCTTGACCAAGCAGAGAGGGAAAAAGTAATTCAGGAATTCAAAGATGGATACACCAAGGTTCTTATATCAACTGATGTTCTTGCTCGTGGGTTTGACCAAGCACAG GTTAACCTGGTCATCAACTACGATATGCCAATCAAGTATAATACGAGAGATGAACCTGATTATGAGGTGTACCTGCACAGAATTGGCAGAGCTGGACGCTTTGGCCGAAAAG GAGCTGTGTTCAACCTGCTATGTGGTCAAACTGATGAAGTTGTGATGACAAAGATCGAGGACTACTTCCAGCACAAAGTGCCTGAGGTCCCCAACTGGAAAAGCGAGGACAATTTTGAGACTGCTCTCAAGGATGCGGGTTTACTTGAGTAA